In one Streptomyces sp. NBC_01288 genomic region, the following are encoded:
- a CDS encoding metallophosphoesterase family protein — MARVPVAALNRLRRAQHALIRQYRARRPRPVLELVPQPHPWPHALGLVMVVVVGAWLGLLIVGNVRAQVGPMNTTMTLRPSLTGGTKINVSPLGALSLDSHHAPVRLDVNVDQLDPERSQALVDHPERLSGLQDEVARDVEHGTLDLAVRSCTAVVLGATTLGLAVYRRPRRALAAGGLALTLLAASGATAYATWNPKSILEPKFSGLLSSAPSLVGNARNIVTEFNVYQQELARLVTNVTKLYDVTSTLPAYQPDPTTIRVLHVSDIHLNPASWKIIASLVEQYKVNVIVDTGDTMDHGTTAENGFLDPIADLGVPYVWVRGNHDSLATQRYLEKMKNVHVLDGGRAETVAGIRFAGIGDPQFTPDRSTAPGADNAEELAGDQLASALRDQRAAGTPVDIALVHEPSAARETDGEVPLVLAGHLHHEGTEVMKHGTRLRIEGSTGGSGLRAVEGKYPDPIEASILYIDRDTHRLQAWDEIKLGGLGLTTAEVSRHLPKENLP; from the coding sequence ATGGCCCGCGTCCCCGTCGCAGCCCTGAACCGCCTCCGCCGAGCCCAGCACGCCCTGATCCGCCAGTACCGCGCCCGCCGCCCCCGCCCCGTCCTCGAACTCGTCCCCCAGCCCCACCCCTGGCCCCACGCCCTCGGCCTCGTCATGGTCGTCGTGGTCGGGGCCTGGCTCGGCCTGCTGATCGTGGGCAACGTACGGGCCCAGGTCGGCCCCATGAACACGACCATGACCCTGCGCCCGTCCCTCACCGGCGGCACGAAGATCAACGTCTCCCCGCTCGGCGCCCTGTCCCTCGACAGCCACCACGCCCCGGTCCGCCTGGACGTCAACGTCGACCAGCTCGACCCGGAACGCTCGCAGGCCCTCGTCGACCACCCCGAGCGCCTCTCCGGCCTCCAGGACGAGGTCGCCCGGGACGTCGAACACGGCACCCTCGACCTGGCCGTACGGTCCTGCACGGCCGTGGTCCTCGGCGCGACGACCCTCGGCCTCGCGGTCTACCGCCGCCCCCGCCGGGCCCTCGCGGCCGGCGGCCTCGCGCTGACCCTCCTCGCCGCGTCCGGAGCGACGGCGTACGCGACCTGGAACCCGAAGTCGATCCTCGAACCGAAGTTCTCCGGCCTGCTCTCCTCGGCCCCGTCCCTGGTCGGCAACGCGCGCAACATCGTCACCGAATTCAACGTCTACCAGCAGGAGTTGGCCCGCCTGGTGACGAACGTGACCAAGCTCTACGACGTCACGTCCACGCTCCCCGCCTACCAGCCGGACCCGACCACGATCCGCGTCCTGCACGTCTCGGACATCCACCTGAACCCCGCGAGCTGGAAGATCATCGCGTCGCTGGTGGAGCAGTACAAGGTGAACGTGATCGTCGACACCGGCGACACCATGGACCACGGCACGACGGCCGAGAACGGCTTCCTGGACCCGATCGCCGACCTGGGCGTCCCCTACGTCTGGGTCAGGGGCAACCACGACTCCCTCGCCACCCAGCGCTACCTGGAGAAGATGAAGAACGTGCACGTCCTGGACGGGGGCCGGGCGGAAACGGTCGCGGGCATACGCTTCGCGGGCATCGGCGACCCCCAGTTCACCCCGGACCGCTCGACCGCCCCGGGCGCCGACAACGCGGAGGAACTCGCCGGCGACCAACTCGCCTCCGCCCTCCGCGACCAGCGGGCCGCCGGCACCCCGGTCGACATCGCCCTGGTCCACGAACCGTCGGCGGCCCGCGAGACCGACGGCGAGGTCCCCCTCGTCCTGGCCGGCCACCTCCACCACGAGGGCACCGAGGTCATGAAGCACGGCACCCGCCTGCGCATCGAGGGCTCGACGGGCGGCAGCGGTCTGCGCGCCGTGGAAGGCAAGTACCCCGACCCGATCGAGGCGTCGATCCTCTACATCGACCGCGACACCCACCGC
- a CDS encoding metallopeptidase family protein yields MLEMTREAFEELVSEALDRIPPELTRVMDNVAVFVEDEPDPSDPELLGLYEGTPLTERGEWYAGVLPDRISIYMGPTLRYCATTEDVVHEVAVTVVHEVAHHFGIDDERLHELGWG; encoded by the coding sequence GTGCTGGAAATGACACGCGAGGCGTTCGAAGAGCTGGTGAGTGAGGCCCTGGACCGGATCCCGCCCGAGCTGACGCGGGTCATGGACAACGTGGCCGTGTTCGTCGAGGACGAACCCGACCCGTCCGACCCCGAACTGCTCGGCCTCTACGAGGGGACACCGCTCACCGAACGGGGCGAGTGGTACGCCGGCGTCCTGCCCGACCGGATCTCGATCTACATGGGCCCGACCCTGCGCTACTGCGCCACCACGGAGGACGTCGTCCACGAGGTCGCCGTCACCGTCGTCCACGAGGTCGCCCACCACTTCGGCATCGACGACGAGCGACTGCACGAACTGGGCTGGGGCTAG
- a CDS encoding DEAD/DEAH box helicase, whose amino-acid sequence MSISSTDHIVMPENENEGDETAVEATTEAAPEVTFASLGLPEGIVRKLAQNGVTAPFPIQAATIPDALAGKDILGRGRTGSGKTLSFGLPLLATLSGGRTEKKRPRGIILTPTRELAMQVADALQPYGDVLGLKMKVVCGGTSMGNQIYALERGVDVLVATPGRLRDIINRGACSLEDVRIAVLDEADQMSDLGFLPEVTELLDQIPAGGQRMLFSATMENEISTLVKRYLKDQVTHEVDSAQGNVTTMSHHILIVKPKDKAPVTAAIASRKGRTIIFVRTQLGADRIAEQLRESGVKADALHGGMTQGARTRTLADFKEGYVNALVATDVAARGIHVDGIDLVLNVDPAGDHKDYLHRAGRTARAGRTGTVVSLSLPHQRRQIFRLMEDAGVDAGRHIINTGTAFEPEVAEITGARSMTEVQAQSAGDAAQQAEREVTQLTKELERATRRAAELREESDRLIARAARERGEDPETAVAEAAAVVEAAAAEQSAVAEAPVREESSSYDRPRQQRDDRGNYERRDRGSNDRGGDRGGRSFERRDDRPSGGFRGGNDRGGRSFDRDRRDDRPSGGFRRDDRGTGNDRGGDRGGRSFDRRDERPSGGFRRDDRGGNDRGGDRGGFRRDDRPSGGFSNDRRDGDRGGRSFDRDRRDDRPSGGFRRDDRGTGNDRPASGGFRRDDRPATGHRGSDRPFNRDRQGDRPGFRAGGHDRPGHRGTTGTGTGTGSFGRRDDKPRWKRNG is encoded by the coding sequence ATGTCCATTTCCAGTACTGATCACATCGTCATGCCCGAGAACGAGAACGAGGGTGACGAGACGGCCGTAGAGGCCACCACCGAGGCGGCCCCCGAGGTCACCTTCGCGTCCCTCGGTCTCCCCGAGGGCATCGTGCGCAAGCTCGCGCAGAACGGTGTGACCGCCCCCTTCCCGATCCAGGCGGCGACCATCCCGGACGCCCTGGCCGGCAAGGACATCCTCGGCCGCGGCCGTACCGGCTCCGGCAAGACCCTCTCGTTCGGTCTGCCGCTGCTCGCGACGCTCTCCGGCGGCCGCACCGAGAAGAAGCGCCCGCGCGGCATCATCCTCACCCCCACCCGCGAGCTGGCGATGCAGGTCGCCGACGCGCTCCAGCCCTACGGCGACGTCCTCGGCCTCAAGATGAAGGTCGTCTGCGGCGGCACGTCCATGGGCAACCAGATCTACGCCCTTGAGCGGGGTGTCGATGTGCTGGTCGCAACTCCCGGCCGCCTGCGCGACATCATCAACCGCGGCGCCTGCTCCCTCGAAGACGTGCGCATCGCCGTCCTCGACGAGGCCGACCAGATGTCCGACCTGGGCTTCCTGCCCGAGGTCACCGAGCTGCTCGACCAGATCCCGGCCGGCGGCCAGCGCATGCTGTTCTCGGCGACGATGGAGAACGAGATCTCCACGCTGGTCAAGCGCTACCTCAAGGACCAGGTCACGCACGAGGTCGACAGTGCGCAGGGCAACGTCACGACGATGTCCCACCACATCCTCATCGTGAAGCCCAAGGACAAGGCGCCGGTCACCGCCGCGATCGCCTCCCGCAAGGGCCGCACGATCATCTTCGTCCGCACCCAGCTCGGCGCCGACCGCATCGCCGAGCAGCTGCGCGAGTCCGGCGTGAAGGCCGACGCGCTGCACGGCGGCATGACGCAGGGCGCCCGTACGCGGACGCTGGCGGACTTCAAGGAGGGTTACGTCAACGCGCTCGTCGCGACCGACGTGGCCGCCCGCGGTATCCACGTCGACGGCATCGACCTGGTCCTGAACGTGGACCCGGCCGGCGACCACAAGGACTACCTGCACCGCGCGGGCCGCACGGCGCGTGCCGGTCGTACGGGCACCGTCGTTTCCCTCTCGCTGCCGCACCAGCGCCGTCAGATCTTCCGGCTGATGGAGGACGCGGGCGTCGACGCCGGGCGTCACATCATCAACACCGGTACGGCCTTCGAGCCCGAGGTCGCCGAGATCACCGGCGCCCGTTCGATGACCGAGGTCCAGGCTCAGTCCGCGGGCGACGCCGCGCAGCAGGCCGAGCGTGAGGTGACCCAGCTCACCAAGGAGCTGGAGCGCGCCACGCGCCGTGCCGCCGAGCTCCGCGAGGAGTCCGACCGCCTGATCGCCCGCGCCGCGCGCGAGCGGGGCGAGGACCCGGAGACGGCGGTGGCCGAGGCTGCCGCCGTGGTCGAGGCCGCTGCCGCCGAGCAGTCGGCCGTCGCCGAGGCGCCGGTGCGCGAGGAGTCCTCCTCCTACGACCGTCCGCGCCAGCAGCGTGACGACCGCGGCAACTACGAGCGCCGTGACCGTGGGAGCAACGACCGTGGCGGTGACCGCGGTGGCCGTTCCTTCGAGCGTCGCGACGACCGTCCGTCCGGTGGCTTCCGCGGCGGCAACGACCGTGGCGGCCGTTCTTTCGACCGTGACCGTCGTGACGACCGTCCGTCCGGTGGCTTCCGTCGTGACGACCGCGGCACCGGCAACGACCGCGGCGGCGACCGTGGTGGCCGTTCTTTCGACCGTCGTGACGAGCGCCCCTCGGGTGGTTTCCGCCGCGACGACCGCGGTGGCAACGACCGCGGTGGCGACCGTGGCGGATTCCGCCGCGACGACCGTCCCTCGGGCGGCTTCAGCAACGACCGCCGTGACGGCGACCGTGGTGGCCGTTCTTTCGACCGTGACCGTCGTGACGACCGTCCGTCCGGTGGCTTCCGCCGTGACGACCGCGGCACCGGCAACGACCGTCCGGCGTCGGGCGGCTTCCGTCGCGACGACCGTCCCGCGACCGGTCACCGGGGCAGCGACCGCCCGTTCAACCGTGACCGCCAGGGCGACCGCCCCGGCTTCCGCGCCGGCGGCCACGACCGTCCGGGCCACCGCGGCACGACCGGCACGGGCACCGGCACCGGTTCCTTCGGCCGCCGCGACGACAAGCCCCGCTGGAAGCGCAACGGCTGA
- a CDS encoding VCBS repeat-containing protein produces the protein MVRHAFVGIAVSSVLAAGLGPLLPAPAFAVGAAQETVVPATLRGTYTSAALLASSTQGGHDSAGAQGVFHRVEGVTPSLWTRYSDGVAVPVPARDGATVRATGTDVLAYQYPDGRVAFWDPTDGTTRSVQIPAGLGFLSVFDNLALAFRNSTTEDGTSTRIMHLLTPGADGTTRDVTVAGGPAGLIFGLPAGADATSVFLRSSLDGQQVLVAVDRETGQVQSTTGPLPSGYIDVQASRDHVVVSAYDKAKVLVLPRADLSATPAEVVLRGVGDGVNATHDLALVGDWLVNGTGAVTAQPIAGGAAVTLMPSSSFGIAAGPDGTAVKIGRTGSDDWGIQRIQPGPAGTPVVTQVRALPKPPVRIQGLSLEQGRLLVADTGGPNGYRDDYIRTVAATGTPEFGARSSFDGAQLNLGTCPLTEVGCSQLYGTADGRAAWVTKDTATSDRIRVNGPASATFWERAVPAGGRITDVSGRYLIHTTATEQTVYRIGNDGAPALTRTPGAAALSGDTLWTPGTTPGTLTAYDLTTKETTETLTTDAGCAPTELRANGRWLYWSCPDGTAGVYDRTAKKSVQVPSGEAELGDGFVVTHDRQAGQLVLTTFPDGTPVSRVIGALPDTGVSQREVRWTVDEPTGNVAYVDDQERVHLVPTGTTPQPLRLLAPVEAAPSVQAHEIDTTQDTLATVLLSKPSASWRLTVRSRATGKVVDTRDGGAARGELKVGWSASVTGATFLTNGSYDWTLSVAPADGVGAPVTASGTVALRGGAPARHDHVGGDAVGDLLTLDPAGALTYQLGTGKGTFAGKVSGSGWPTTVRAVPFGDLSGDRCNDVLVRLSSGALRAYKPACDAVLKPSTAYTSLGTSGWNQYDVLTAPGDISGDGRPDLIARNTSTGDVYLYKGTGTGKLSARVKLYTNWKTYKKVVGVGDINGDGIGDLLAQDQSNNLYRYYGTGRGTFGARAKLFTAWGGSYNTVVGVGDITGDGKADLVERDSAGVLYRNSGDGKGSFGARVKIATGWQGYKGVF, from the coding sequence TTGGTTCGTCATGCCTTCGTGGGCATCGCCGTCTCGTCCGTACTCGCCGCCGGGCTCGGCCCGCTGCTGCCGGCGCCCGCGTTCGCGGTGGGCGCGGCGCAGGAGACGGTCGTACCGGCCACGCTGCGCGGCACCTACACCTCGGCCGCGCTGCTCGCGTCCTCGACCCAGGGCGGTCACGACAGCGCCGGGGCGCAGGGCGTCTTCCACCGGGTGGAGGGCGTCACGCCGTCGCTGTGGACGCGCTACTCGGACGGTGTGGCGGTGCCCGTGCCGGCGCGGGACGGGGCGACCGTCCGGGCCACCGGTACGGATGTCCTCGCGTACCAGTACCCCGACGGCCGGGTCGCGTTCTGGGACCCGACCGACGGCACGACCCGCAGTGTCCAGATCCCGGCGGGCCTCGGCTTCCTCAGTGTCTTCGACAACCTCGCCCTCGCCTTCCGGAACTCCACCACCGAGGACGGCACCAGCACCCGGATCATGCATCTGCTGACCCCGGGCGCCGACGGAACCACCCGGGACGTGACCGTCGCGGGCGGACCGGCGGGCCTGATATTCGGTCTGCCGGCCGGCGCGGACGCCACCAGCGTGTTCCTCCGCTCCTCGCTGGACGGACAGCAGGTGCTGGTCGCCGTGGACCGGGAGACCGGGCAGGTGCAGAGCACGACCGGTCCGCTGCCCAGCGGGTACATCGATGTGCAGGCATCCCGGGACCACGTGGTCGTTTCCGCCTACGACAAGGCCAAGGTGCTGGTGCTGCCGCGCGCCGACCTGTCGGCGACCCCGGCCGAGGTGGTGCTCAGGGGCGTCGGCGACGGCGTGAACGCGACGCACGACCTGGCACTCGTAGGGGACTGGCTGGTCAACGGCACCGGCGCGGTGACGGCCCAGCCCATCGCCGGCGGCGCCGCGGTGACCCTCATGCCGTCGTCCTCGTTCGGGATCGCGGCAGGCCCCGACGGCACCGCCGTGAAGATCGGCCGCACCGGGAGCGACGACTGGGGCATCCAGCGCATCCAGCCCGGTCCCGCCGGCACCCCGGTCGTCACCCAGGTCAGGGCGCTGCCCAAGCCGCCGGTCAGGATCCAGGGGCTGTCCCTGGAGCAGGGGCGGCTCCTCGTCGCCGACACCGGTGGCCCGAACGGATACCGCGACGACTACATACGGACCGTCGCCGCGACCGGTACGCCCGAGTTCGGCGCCCGCTCGTCGTTCGACGGCGCCCAACTGAACCTCGGCACCTGCCCGTTGACGGAGGTCGGCTGCTCCCAGCTGTACGGCACGGCCGACGGCCGGGCCGCCTGGGTGACGAAGGACACCGCGACCAGCGACCGTATCCGGGTCAACGGGCCCGCCTCCGCCACCTTCTGGGAGCGCGCCGTCCCCGCGGGCGGCCGGATCACGGACGTCTCCGGCCGCTACCTGATCCACACCACGGCGACCGAGCAGACCGTCTACCGGATCGGCAACGACGGCGCACCGGCCCTCACCCGCACCCCCGGCGCCGCCGCCCTCTCCGGCGACACCCTGTGGACGCCGGGCACCACCCCCGGCACTCTCACGGCGTACGACCTCACCACCAAGGAGACCACCGAGACCCTCACCACCGACGCCGGCTGCGCACCCACCGAACTCCGGGCCAACGGCCGCTGGCTGTACTGGAGTTGCCCCGACGGCACGGCCGGCGTCTACGACCGTACGGCGAAGAAGTCGGTCCAAGTCCCCTCCGGCGAGGCCGAGTTGGGCGACGGATTCGTCGTCACGCACGACAGACAGGCCGGGCAACTGGTCCTCACCACATTCCCCGACGGCACACCCGTGAGCCGGGTGATCGGCGCGCTGCCCGACACCGGGGTCTCCCAGCGCGAGGTGCGCTGGACGGTCGACGAGCCGACCGGGAACGTGGCCTACGTCGACGACCAGGAGCGCGTGCACCTCGTGCCGACCGGCACGACCCCGCAGCCGCTGCGCCTGCTGGCCCCGGTCGAGGCGGCCCCGTCCGTGCAGGCGCACGAGATCGACACCACCCAGGACACCCTGGCCACCGTGCTGCTGTCGAAGCCGTCCGCGAGCTGGCGGCTGACCGTGCGCAGCCGGGCCACCGGCAAGGTCGTGGACACGCGGGACGGCGGCGCGGCGCGCGGCGAGCTGAAGGTCGGCTGGTCCGCGTCCGTCACCGGGGCGACCTTCCTGACGAACGGGTCGTACGACTGGACGCTGTCCGTCGCACCGGCCGACGGGGTCGGTGCCCCGGTGACGGCGAGCGGCACGGTCGCGCTGCGCGGCGGTGCCCCGGCCCGCCACGACCACGTGGGCGGCGACGCCGTAGGTGATCTCCTGACGCTCGACCCGGCGGGTGCGCTGACGTATCAACTGGGCACGGGCAAGGGCACGTTCGCCGGCAAGGTCAGCGGCAGTGGCTGGCCGACGACCGTCAGGGCGGTGCCCTTCGGCGACCTGAGCGGCGACCGCTGCAACGACGTCCTGGTCCGGCTGAGCAGCGGCGCGCTCCGCGCGTACAAACCGGCCTGCGACGCGGTGCTGAAGCCGTCGACGGCGTACACGTCACTCGGCACGAGCGGCTGGAACCAGTACGACGTCCTCACCGCGCCCGGCGACATCAGCGGCGACGGCCGTCCGGACCTGATCGCCCGCAACACGTCCACCGGGGACGTCTACCTCTACAAGGGCACCGGCACGGGCAAGCTCTCCGCCCGCGTGAAGCTGTACACGAACTGGAAGACGTACAAGAAGGTCGTCGGCGTCGGTGACATCAACGGCGACGGCATCGGCGACCTCCTCGCCCAGGACCAGTCGAACAACCTGTACCGCTACTACGGCACCGGCCGCGGCACCTTCGGGGCGCGGGCGAAGCTGTTCACGGCGTGGGGCGGGTCGTACAACACGGTGGTCGGGGTCGGGGACATCACCGGGGACGGGAAGGCGGACCTGGTCGAGCGGGACTCGGCGGGGGTGCTGTACCGCAACAGCGGTGACGGGAAGGGGTCGTTCGGGGCGCGGGTGAAGATCGCGACCGGGTGGCAGGGCTACAAGGGCGTCTTCTGA
- a CDS encoding amino acid permease, whose protein sequence is MTDDAIASGLSKGDPPGLSDEERLAQLGYTQVLARRMSAFSNYAVSFTIISVLSGCLTLYLFGMNTGGPAVIMWGWVAVGLMTLFVGLSMAEICSAYPTSAGLYFWAHRLAPPRTAAAWAWFTGWFNVLGQVAVTAGIDFGAASFLGAYLNLQFDFKVTPGRTVLLFAGILILHGLLNTFGVKIVAILNNVSVWWHVVGVGVIVGALTFVPDHHQSTTFVFTKFVNNTGWGSGVYVVLLGLLMAQYTFTGYDASAHMTEETHDASTAGPKGIVRSIWTSWIAGFVLLLGFTYAIQSYNGELKSATGAPPAQILLDALGATAGKLLLLVVIGAQLFCGMASVTANSRMIYAFSRDGALPFSRVWHTVSPRSRTPVAAVWLAAAGALVLGLPYLINVTAYAAVTSIAVIGLYIAYVIPTLLRLGKGDDFQRGPWHLGRWSRLIGTVSVVWVIVITVLFMLPQVSPVTWESFNYAPVAVLVVLGFAAAWWFASAREWFLNPEHARTKAREAARAGAPEPVDP, encoded by the coding sequence ATGACAGATGACGCCATAGCGAGTGGGCTGTCAAAGGGAGATCCCCCCGGTCTCTCCGACGAAGAACGGCTTGCCCAACTCGGCTACACGCAGGTTCTCGCCCGCCGCATGTCGGCGTTCTCCAACTACGCGGTCTCCTTCACGATCATCTCGGTCCTGTCGGGCTGCCTGACGCTGTACCTGTTCGGCATGAACACGGGCGGCCCGGCCGTGATCATGTGGGGCTGGGTGGCGGTCGGCCTGATGACCCTCTTCGTCGGCCTGTCGATGGCCGAGATCTGCTCCGCCTACCCGACGTCGGCGGGCCTGTACTTCTGGGCCCACCGCCTGGCGCCCCCGCGCACGGCGGCGGCCTGGGCGTGGTTCACGGGCTGGTTCAACGTCCTCGGCCAGGTCGCGGTGACCGCGGGCATCGACTTCGGCGCGGCGTCGTTCCTGGGCGCGTACCTGAACCTCCAGTTCGACTTCAAGGTGACGCCGGGCCGCACGGTGCTCCTCTTCGCCGGGATCCTGATCCTCCACGGCCTGCTGAACACCTTCGGCGTGAAGATCGTCGCCATCCTCAACAACGTGAGCGTGTGGTGGCACGTGGTGGGTGTCGGCGTGATCGTCGGCGCGCTGACCTTCGTCCCGGACCACCACCAGTCGACGACGTTCGTCTTCACGAAGTTCGTGAACAACACCGGCTGGGGCAGCGGGGTCTACGTCGTCCTGCTGGGCCTCCTGATGGCGCAGTACACCTTCACCGGCTACGACGCCTCCGCCCACATGACGGAGGAGACCCACGACGCGTCGACGGCGGGCCCGAAGGGCATCGTCCGCTCCATCTGGACGTCCTGGATAGCCGGCTTCGTGCTGCTCCTGGGCTTCACGTACGCGATCCAGTCGTACAACGGGGAGCTGAAGTCGGCGACAGGCGCACCCCCGGCCCAGATCCTCCTCGACGCCCTGGGAGCGACGGCGGGCAAGCTGTTGCTGTTGGTGGTGATCGGCGCGCAGCTCTTCTGCGGGATGGCGTCGGTGACGGCCAACAGCCGCATGATCTACGCCTTCTCACGCGACGGCGCGCTCCCGTTCTCCCGCGTCTGGCACACGGTGAGCCCGCGCTCGCGGACGCCGGTGGCGGCGGTGTGGCTGGCGGCGGCGGGTGCGCTGGTGCTCGGCCTCCCCTACCTGATCAATGTGACGGCGTACGCGGCGGTGACGTCGATCGCGGTGATCGGCCTGTACATCGCCTACGTCATCCCGACCCTCCTACGGCTGGGCAAGGGGGACGACTTCCAGCGCGGGCCGTGGCATCTGGGCCGGTGGTCGCGGCTGATCGGGACGGTGTCGGTGGTGTGGGTGATCGTGATCACCGTCCTGTTCATGCTGCCGCAGGTCTCACCGGTCACCTGGGAGTCCTTCAACTACGCGCCGGTGGCGGTCCTGGTGGTCCTGGGCTTCGCGGCGGCCTGGTGGTTCGCCTCGGCCCGGGAGTGGTTCCTGAACCCGGAACACGCACGGACGAAGGCACGGGAGGCGGCGCGGGCGGGGGCGCCGGAGCCGGTGGATCCGTAG
- a CDS encoding DUF6415 family natural product biosynthesis protein, with protein sequence MTSYTCRHRGTSGFQSMRATVHRALALAAPSTAMDVTLLIAQLRGHVELMVTEVEPLAAEHAGRARRRLPGRGSPQARRRRRDPAPRLRTARLRPPPGPCPDRPV encoded by the coding sequence ATGACCTCGTATACCTGCCGCCACCGCGGTACGTCCGGCTTCCAGTCCATGCGCGCCACCGTGCACCGGGCACTCGCCCTCGCCGCACCTTCCACCGCCATGGACGTCACCCTGCTCATCGCACAGTTGCGCGGGCACGTCGAGCTGATGGTGACCGAGGTCGAGCCGCTCGCTGCCGAGCATGCCGGGCGCGCTCGCCGACGTCTGCCTGGGCGAGGCTCGCCGCAAGCTCGACGCCGGCGGAGAGATCCGGCCCCTCGCCTCCGCACGGCTCGCCTACGCCCGCCGCCTGGCCCGTGTCCTGACCGCCCTGTGTGA
- a CDS encoding winged helix-turn-helix domain-containing protein → MDWKPDVPRWRQVYEVIEARIVDGTYPPGSQLPGVLAIQGEFGIAQMTARRVLSELRDTGLAQMQVGVGTFVTELP, encoded by the coding sequence ATGGACTGGAAGCCGGACGTACCGCGGTGGCGGCAGGTATACGAGGTCATCGAGGCCCGAATCGTGGACGGCACGTACCCGCCGGGCTCGCAGCTACCGGGCGTTCTCGCGATCCAGGGCGAGTTCGGCATCGCGCAGATGACGGCCCGCCGGGTCCTGTCCGAGCTGAGGGACACGGGCCTCGCGCAGATGCAGGTCGGCGTCGGAACGTTCGTCACCGAGTTGCCCTAG
- a CDS encoding NUDIX domain-containing protein, which translates to MNPALQPAHSSMTLLAASVIVHDRAAGRVLLLQRGEKAKFGCGMWDLPVGKNEPGEPVTETAVRELYEETGVVVDPASLKVVHIVHGALGVEAPGGFLTVVFVADEWTGEAENREPLKHAQVRWAQVDALPEEFVRGNGRALRQYLDGVEPQVSLHGWA; encoded by the coding sequence ATGAATCCTGCCCTCCAGCCCGCCCACTCCTCCATGACCCTCCTGGCCGCGTCCGTCATCGTCCACGACAGGGCGGCCGGTCGTGTCCTTCTCCTCCAGCGTGGTGAGAAGGCCAAGTTCGGGTGCGGGATGTGGGACCTCCCCGTCGGCAAGAACGAACCCGGCGAGCCCGTCACCGAGACCGCCGTGCGCGAGCTGTACGAGGAGACCGGGGTCGTCGTGGACCCGGCCTCGCTGAAGGTCGTGCATATCGTCCACGGCGCCCTCGGGGTCGAGGCGCCGGGCGGTTTCCTCACGGTCGTCTTCGTCGCCGACGAGTGGACCGGCGAGGCCGAGAACCGCGAGCCCCTCAAGCACGCGCAGGTCCGCTGGGCCCAAGTCGACGCCCTGCCCGAGGAGTTCGTGCGAGGCAACGGCCGGGCTCTACGGCAGTACCTCGACGGCGTCGAACCGCAGGTGTCCCTGCACGGGTGGGCGTGA